The following coding sequences are from one Kogia breviceps isolate mKogBre1 chromosome X, mKogBre1 haplotype 1, whole genome shotgun sequence window:
- the LOC131748144 gene encoding LOW QUALITY PROTEIN: coiled-coil domain-containing protein 125-like (The sequence of the model RefSeq protein was modified relative to this genomic sequence to represent the inferred CDS: deleted 2 bases in 2 codons), producing the protein MSREARPQSGAEGKTWEAENDDMAEGDLGYGFRRRPGGIYEVQVSHLFTFRKRSHGKTFSPPPFSRNGEERNSAVFQYSKRKSLRDTTYPEGPQIPYHGPQSSTKLNSDSNSELSNVELRQRLHETLEEVEILKTELEASQRQLEGKEEALRIPQSNAIFGKATSHTQAVLQKTVEQKRSLEKEINALQWEMEFDLNRFKNIEESWTQKYDRLNCENAVLKETLKLKTEEIKMLKTESTILNQPYLEALAMLDIKQQKMAQGNTCQDTSGFMEVSGLELAVLGACLCHSPSGSPCTCARLAASTRKMLLQVKQELELVQKSKEEAYIMADAFRIAFEQQLMRKNDQALRLRQMGKMCKKATKGTNWKHLKDDGLPSQRSKKTLGQKLLGMAPFGNSSKSTDDQHDPQEVFKMLIDLLNDKEEALAHQRKVSYMLARALEDRGTTSKENKEKNPMKDNSPLKIPWQKTSEFPVLPDPVHSSVQIFNSVGCICSIQHFQTDQNYTRTLKRSYSLPSNIMY; encoded by the exons ATGAGCAGGGAGGCGAGGCCACAGAGTGGGGCAGAGGGGAAGACCTGGGAAGCAGAGAACGATGACATGGCAGAAGGCGATTTAGGGTATGGCTTCAGAAGAAGGCCCGGTGGCATTTATGAAGTGCAAGTttcacatttatttacatttagaaaAAGATCACATGGAAAGACCTTTAGTCCTCCCCCATTTTCAAGAaatggggaagaaagaaacagtGCCGTTTTTCAGTATTCCAAGCGTAAGAGCTTGCGTGATACC ACCTACCCGGAAGGACCCCAGATTCCCTATCACGGCCCACAAAGTAGTACT aaattaaattcagATTCTAATTCAGAGTTGTCAAATGTGGAATTAAGGCAACGTCTTCACGAAACTTTAGAGGAGGTAGAAATTTTGAAAACGGAACTTGAGGCATCTCAAAGACAACTTGAAGGTAAAGAGGAAGCATTGAGAATTCCTCAAAGCAATGCAATATTTGGCAAAGCCACAAGTCATACCCAGGCAGTGCTTCAAAAAACTGTGGAACAAAAGAGATCCTTGGAGAAGGAAATAAACGCCTTGCAGTGGGAAATGGAATTTGATctcaatagatttaaaaatatagaggaaTCTTGGACCCAAAAATATGACAGGCTAAACTGTGAAAATGCAGTCCTCAAAGAAACtttgaaactgaaaacagaagaaattaaaatgctcAAGACTGAAAGTACAATTTTGAATCAACCGTATTTGGAGGCCCTCGCCATGCTTGATATCAAACAACAGAAGATGGCTCAGGGAAACACGTGCCAGGACACAAGTGGCTTTATGGAGGTTTCAGGTCTTGAGCTTGCAGTCCTGGGAGCCTGCCTTTGTCACAGTCCCAGCGGGAGCCCCTGTACCTGTGCCAGACTGGCAGCATCTACTCGGAAAATGCTCCTTCAGGTCAAACAGGAGTTGGAACTTGTGCAGAAGAGTAAAGAAGAAGCCTACATAATGGCAGATGCATTCAGAATTGCATTTGAGCAACAATTAATGAGGAAAAATGACCAGGCACTAAGATTGAGACAAATGGGTAAAATGTGTAAGAAAGCAACAAAAGGGACAAATTGGAAGCACCTTAAAGATGATGGGTTACCGTCACAAAGGAGTAAGAAGACCTTAGGGCAGAAACTGTTGGGCATGGCTCCCTTTGGAAACAGTTCTAAGAGTACTGATGACCAGCATGATCCTCAGGAAGTCTTTAAGATGCTAATAGATTTGTTAAATGATAAAGAAGAAGCTTTGGCTCATCAAAGAAAAGTTAGTTACATGCTTGCTCGGGCTTTGGAAGACAGAGGCACCACctcaaaagagaataaagaa aaaaatcctatgaaaGACAATTCTCCATTAAAAATCCCCTGGCAGAAAACTTCAGAATTCCCTGTTTTACCTGATCCCGTACATTCAAGTGTTCAAATTTTTAATTCTGTGGGCTGCATTTGTtcaattcagcactttcaaacagATCAAAACTACACAAGAACTCTTAAAAGATCCTATTCTTTGCCATCAAATATCATGTACTGA